In the genome of Candidatus Cloacimonadota bacterium, the window AGCATGTTAAAAACATTGAATAGAGTGTGAAAATTTGCCACTTGACGAGCTATATTACCACCGATCCGCGTTACTATCAATGCTACCTGATCACCAAAGAAGACGATCAAAAGCAGCATATACATTGCTCCGAATGAATTAAAGATGACATGTGATATTGCTGTTCTGCGTGCATTAACAGAACTTCCCAGACTGGCTAAAACGGCAGTAATAGTAGTTCCGATGTTGTCTCCCAATACAAGTGCCATAGCTGCTTTAATATCTATCAGCCCACTAACTGCCAGAACCATCGTGATACCCACTGTTGCACTACTGCTCTGGACAAGCATGGTCATCAGAGTACCGGCTATGATAGCCAGAAAATAATTATGACTGAAATTTACGAATAAATCGGAAAGAAAAGCACTGTGCCTGATCGGTGTTACAATATCTGTCATCAAACTGAGTCCGAAGAATACCAACCCAAAACCAAATATGATACTACCGTATGATCTCATTCTAAGCTTTTTACTGAATATTACTATAGCTGCACCTAAGGCGATTGCAGGAAGGGCAAAATCCCCAATTTTGAAAGCGATTATTTGGGCGGTGACTGTTGTCCCGATATTTGCACCGATAATGATACTGATCGCCTGCCTAAGAGTTAGTAATGATGCATTAACGAAACCAATTGTCATAACGGTAGTAGCACTACTCGATTGTAATAACGCAGTAATAGTTAATCCGACACCAATTCCCCAGAAGCGGTTTGCTGTTAGTTTGGAGAGGATTTTTTTTAGATTATCTCCTCCAATAATTCTCAAAGATTCGGAGATCTTACGGATGCCGAAGAGGAATAATCCTAATCCTCCTATGAGGAAAAAGAACAGCTTTTTATAATCTAAAGCCGTGAGGGTTAAGCTTTTTTTGATAGATTCTTCTGGCAGATGGATAATAGTATCAATCCTATAATTACCCATCTCTTTCCCGAATTCGATACCTGTTAATGCTTCTCCGTTACGATTGGTTTCAGTTAAGGGATGTATTATCTTAATCTGATCATTAGTGGAAATAAACTCGACGGTTATTCCCGGCTGAGGATTACCACTCGAATCAGTTACTATAACAGCAATATCTTCAGAAATTCGGTGCTTAACACGACCTGTATAGCCATCTCCCCGTAACTCTACCCGATAATTACTAAAGAGCGAAATGGCTGAAAACAGCAGTAAGAAGACTATTAATAGTCTTCGTAAAATGTAAGGACCGGATATTGCCGAAAAACTATTCATTTAGGGAACGTTCTTAAAGCCAATTCCTTTATTGTCTGCTAAATTGTGTCCGGCTATTTTGATCTCGCCATGTTGTTTCTCGAATTGTTCAACATTCTTTTGTAGCACAGTCAACAATTGTTTTACATGTTGAGGTGTGGTCATGATTCTGCTGTAGATACGGGCATCAGGTAACCCGGGTACTATTCTTCCACAATCAATAATAAACTCCGATGGTGAGTAAGTTACCATGAAGAAATTGGCATAAGTGCCTTCTCCCACTTTTTCATCAAGTTTCACATTGATCTTCTGTTGTTGTTGTCTTGGATCCATTTGATACTCCTTAAGTTTGCAAAAAAGATTTAGAATTGTTATTTTTTTTTCAATTCTCTTAGTGTCAAGTTAATGTTCGAAAACTTCACATACCCCTGTTTTTTAAACTGCAACTAAAAATTGTCATCTCGACTGAAGCGAAACAAACCATAAAACACCATGCCCCGAAAGGGTATGGCATAAGATAGCCAGACACTTCAGTGTCTGGTATTGAATGCCCCCCTCACTGATCCCAAACCACCCGCCACCCAAATGGAGCGGAGCTCCATTACCTGCGACTGAAATCCTAGCAATATTATGTCACCGATGACATCGTCGAGCTCGGTAGCAGCCACAATGAAGCAATTTCCTCGGTTCGCTACGCTCAGGGCTTGAAAAAAATTATAAGTCCTTTAGCGAGGAAAAACTATGAAGACAAATAGACAGTTTAAAGTCCCAGTAACGAATGTTTCCACCTCGACTTGCTGTCCCTCTGTTTTGTCATCTCGACTGAAGCGAAGCGCAACGGAGAGATCTCGACACCGGTTCAAGTTAAAAAAGCAATAATTTGTTTACTTAACCAACATCAGTGATGAGATGCCTCGACTTCGCTCGGCATGACAAAAAGGTGTGGAAGCTTCTCTTTAATGAAGATTACACTACTTCAGCTTATATTTCTTTTTTACTGCTTGTTTGACATTCTCAGGCACAAAGTCTTTCAACTCCCCGCCTAATTTAATGATCTGTTTGATCAGACTGGAGCTTAGATAAAAATATTTATAGTTGGGGATTAGAAAGATCGTGTCAATTTTCGGATTAAGCTGCCTGTTCATGAGAGCTAACTGTAATTCATATTCAAAGTCAGAAACAGCACGTAAACCCCTAATCATAGCTATTGCTTTGATACTTCTTGCATAATCAACAACCAAACCGCTGAATTTTGCTACTTCAACCCGATCGATGTTCTTAACGGCATTCTTGCATAATTTGACCCTTTCGCTGGCTGAGAAAAGATTATCTTTTCCCGAATCTTCTGCTACAGCTAAAATTACCTTATCAAATAATTTAGTAGCTTTGACTAAAATATCTATATGCCCGTTTGTTATCGGATCAAAAGTTCCGGGGTAGATAGCTATATTATTCATTTCTTCTCCAATGCTCTCTTTCTGATAGCTTCTAACTCCTCAATCTGTTTAGGAATGTTCTTCGACAATACCTCATGACCGGATTCAGTAACAAGCACATCATCTTCGATCCTGATCCCAATATTTTCCTCAGGTATATATAAGCCCGGTTCTACCGTGATGATATTACCCGGTTCCAAAATAGATTTACTGTAATAAAGGGAAACGTCGTGGGCAGCCATACCGAGAAAATGAGATACTCCATGCATATAGTATTTTTTATAATCTTCCGGCTTTTTGATAACCTTCAGTTTGATCAAAGATTCTGTTAAGAGCTCTATTGTTTTGCTGTTGAGATCTTTGAGAGATAAACCCGGTTCGATCATACTGATTATGGATTCCTGTGCTTTTAAAACTTCAGTATAAATTTCCTTTTGGCGTTTAGAAAACTTGGCTGCTATAGGAAATGTTCTGGTAATGTCGGCACAGTAATTGTTATAGAGAGCACCAACATCTATCAAAACCAGATCATTTTTAGCTATTTTTTTATTGTTCTCGATATAATGGAGAGTAGTGGCATTTTTCCCGCCGGCTACTATCGGTTTAAAACCCCAATTGCGCAATCCGTTGGCTAATAACTCGTATTGCAGCATAGCTTCTAACTGATATTCATACATTCCGGCTCTCGCTTCCTGAAAAACCCTTTTCAAACCACGACCGGTAACGTCGATAGCTTTCTTGAGCTGCTTAACTTCCCATTCATCTTTGATAATTCTTAAGTTAGCCGCTACAGAGCGAAACGACACAATATCTATCTGCGGATATCTTAATCTTATCTCTTCTGCGAAATGTAAAGGACGGGTAAGTGGTCTGTCTGTCAAAACAGGTTCAATTTCAATAAAGATCTTCTCAATATCGAATAACTCGCCTGCTAATACTCTTTCTAATTCATCAAGATAGAACACTTTTTCGATACTACTGATTTTCCGAGCTGTCTCTTTGCTCATCTTTTCACCATCCCAGACAACTCTTTCGGGAATATTCCTCTCTATAAAGAGAAAAAAAGAAAGCTTGCCATCTCTCTTAGTAATGGCTAAAATTACTTCGGGAATCTCTAATCCTGTGAAGTAATAAAAGTTCTTATTCTGAACATAAGATAAACCGTCATCAGATGCAGCATACAACAAAACCAGATTGTTGTTGTCTATAATACTATTTAGCTTCTCTCTTCTCTTTTCTATGAGCTCTTTATTCATCTTGCACCATCCATTTAATATTGTGTAACTTATGATTTATCTATTACTTATAAGTCAATGAAAAAAAATGTAACCACGAATTCTCACGAATAATAGCACTGATGCACACAGATAAAAGGGTGGAATGGTGGAATGGTGATAAGGTTAAAAGTATCTTGTAGAGAATACCAGTTACCTGACAAAGTATTCTAAAACCTTTGTTATTTGTTTTTTATTTTACTACTAGTCCACCTATTTCAGTACAGTACACTAAAACCTAATACCTAAAACCTAACACCTATTTTTTTAATTAGTGTCTATTCTTTATCATTCGTGTTTTTTCGTGGTTATACCCTTGCTATCCTTCCGCTGGGGCATCAATAACTTTCTCAGTGTCCTCTTTTTCCTCTGTGCCCTCGTGCCTCCGTGGTTGCTTTTTCTTACTTGCTATCTTTCCGCTGGTGCACCTTAAACTCTTTTTTCTCAGTGTCCTCTTTTTTCCTCTGTGTTCTCTGTGCCTCTGTGGTGATTTATTTTTAAACCTTGCTATCCTTCCGCTGGGGCATCAATAACTTTCTCAGTGTCCTCTTTTTTCCTCTGTGCCCTCTGTGTCTCTGTGGTGATTTCTTTTTTACACCTTGCTATCCTTCCGCTGGGGCATCAATAACTTTCTCAGTGTCCTCTTTTTTCCTCTGTGCCCTCTGTGTCTCTGTGGTGATTTCTTTTTTACACCTTGCTATCCTTCCGCAGGTTTTTTCTACTTACTATTTACTACCTACTACTTACTTGTTTCTCGCCTCTTCGACCATTCTATCCCCTTCTCTCCTCTTTCTTCACCAGCAAGATCTCCAGAACGATCAATAACAATACCAAAGCAAACAGATATTTCCAGATCTCAAAACCATAACGGCTTCTCAGGATCTCCTCTTGCCAGTTCTCTCCAAGAAAGATGACCTTATCACTTTGAAGATCTTCGGGGTCAAATCTTTCATAGTCACTAAAAGAATAATCGATATTAACAGCGAGAAACCTTGATTGGGCAGAAGCAAGAGGTAGTTCATAGATCCCCGGTTCACTAAGCAAAAAGCTCTGTTCATTAGTCGTAAAGAGTTCTTCGTTAGGGAGCAAGATCTGTCCTGTCGGAAGAGTTATCCTCTCCCCTACTTTAGTCAGTGGATAATCAATATTTGAGCAGTATAAGAAAGTCCTATAAGCCATGATAGGGAACATCGGATCGAGAATAATTCTGTTCTGCAAATCACTAACATCAAACAGCCAGAGTAATTCCCTCTCATTCTCCAAAACCAAAGGATATTGATCGGTTTGTAGTAAAACATTTGCTCTACCACGGGGACGACTTCTCCAATAACTTCTCAGTTCAACCAGCTGCATATCATCTTCGGAAAAGACAGTCATCACAGGGTGGTATCTGTTCACATAGGTAACTCGCTGATTCTGTCCTTCAGTATAGTTCAAAAAGTCTATATCGAAAACTTCTTGATAATAATCCTGCCAGTCCGTTGACAGATCCTCTGTTAACAGATGCAGCACCCCTTTATTCTCTCTCTTCAACCTATCGAATAAGAATTGTAAGCGTGGTGAAAAGTTCCCCTTATCATAGAGTATAACAAAACTATTGGATTCGATGCGTTCATAATTGAGATTGTCATCCTGGATAATATCTACATTGCGTAGATCACCACTGAAGATCTCCAAGATAGATAACATCGGTAACGGCAGCTCTCCCCTATCGGTGATAACGGCAACTTGTGGTTCCTGATCACTGAAAAAGGCAAAATAACTTCTGTTATCGAAGGGTAATCTTTCGTTCCGTACTGACACATAACCGTTGTACCAACCAGATTCTTCGACTCTGATATCAAAATGTTCCGTTAGTCGTTGTCTCGGTTGCAGATTGACGACCTTTTCAGCTACTGTTCGGTCATTGACAAAGAGTTGACAGATCACGTCCTGTTGTACAAATGGTGAATGATTAACTACTTCAAAAGCTATCCGATGTTCGATCTTCTTTTCAACGAAATCCTCCACCAATCTGGCATTTTGGCTACTGAGATTATTCCGTTCCTCTATATCTGATGTCGGAATAAAGAACAGAGGATAAGTTAGGTCTGCTGGTATCTCCTGTTTACGGAAATCGCTAATAACATAGATCTCTCTATTCAGAATCTGACTTTCCAGCAGTCTCTGATTAGCTAACTCAATTAACTCCGATAAAGGCAGAGGAACGGCTGTTATATCAATAGTACCCAGAATAGTTTCCGGTATGCTACCGTAGTGTAATGAC includes:
- a CDS encoding DUF3467 domain-containing protein: MDPRQQQQKINVKLDEKVGEGTYANFFMVTYSPSEFIIDCGRIVPGLPDARIYSRIMTTPQHVKQLLTVLQKNVEQFEKQHGEIKIAGHNLADNKGIGFKNVP
- a CDS encoding BatA domain-containing protein yields the protein MFLSFLNSGILFLSAAVIVPILIYLFISKKPKRIIFSTIRHIKASQKKQKSKIKLKNLLLLIIRCLIILLTILALARPALRTPLLHRWSRHSQTAVAIILDTSYSMDYLVDTRTELEIGKNLIKEINEQLTERDITVLITSDNEWNQLYSSLHYGSIPETILGTIDITAVPLPLSELIELANQRLLESQILNREIYVISDFRKQEIPADLTYPLFFIPTSDIEERNNLSSQNARLVEDFVEKKIEHRIAFEVVNHSPFVQQDVICQLFVNDRTVAEKVVNLQPRQRLTEHFDIRVEESGWYNGYVSVRNERLPFDNRSYFAFFSDQEPQVAVITDRGELPLPMLSILEIFSGDLRNVDIIQDDNLNYERIESNSFVILYDKGNFSPRLQFLFDRLKRENKGVLHLLTEDLSTDWQDYYQEVFDIDFLNYTEGQNQRVTYVNRYHPVMTVFSEDDMQLVELRSYWRSRPRGRANVLLQTDQYPLVLENERELLWLFDVSDLQNRIILDPMFPIMAYRTFLYCSNIDYPLTKVGERITLPTGQILLPNEELFTTNEQSFLLSEPGIYELPLASAQSRFLAVNIDYSFSDYERFDPEDLQSDKVIFLGENWQEEILRSRYGFEIWKYLFALVLLLIVLEILLVKKEERRG
- the coaD gene encoding pantetheine-phosphate adenylyltransferase: MNNIAIYPGTFDPITNGHIDILVKATKLFDKVILAVAEDSGKDNLFSASERVKLCKNAVKNIDRVEVAKFSGLVVDYARSIKAIAMIRGLRAVSDFEYELQLALMNRQLNPKIDTIFLIPNYKYFYLSSSLIKQIIKLGGELKDFVPENVKQAVKKKYKLK
- a CDS encoding aminopeptidase P family protein; amino-acid sequence: MNKELIEKRREKLNSIIDNNNLVLLYAASDDGLSYVQNKNFYYFTGLEIPEVILAITKRDGKLSFFLFIERNIPERVVWDGEKMSKETARKISSIEKVFYLDELERVLAGELFDIEKIFIEIEPVLTDRPLTRPLHFAEEIRLRYPQIDIVSFRSVAANLRIIKDEWEVKQLKKAIDVTGRGLKRVFQEARAGMYEYQLEAMLQYELLANGLRNWGFKPIVAGGKNATTLHYIENNKKIAKNDLVLIDVGALYNNYCADITRTFPIAAKFSKRQKEIYTEVLKAQESIISMIEPGLSLKDLNSKTIELLTESLIKLKVIKKPEDYKKYYMHGVSHFLGMAAHDVSLYYSKSILEPGNIITVEPGLYIPEENIGIRIEDDVLVTESGHEVLSKNIPKQIEELEAIRKRALEKK
- a CDS encoding Na/Pi symporter; the protein is MNSFSAISGPYILRRLLIVFLLLFSAISLFSNYRVELRGDGYTGRVKHRISEDIAVIVTDSSGNPQPGITVEFISTNDQIKIIHPLTETNRNGEALTGIEFGKEMGNYRIDTIIHLPEESIKKSLTLTALDYKKLFFFLIGGLGLFLFGIRKISESLRIIGGDNLKKILSKLTANRFWGIGVGLTITALLQSSSATTVMTIGFVNASLLTLRQAISIIIGANIGTTVTAQIIAFKIGDFALPAIALGAAIVIFSKKLRMRSYGSIIFGFGLVFFGLSLMTDIVTPIRHSAFLSDLFVNFSHNYFLAIIAGTLMTMLVQSSSATVGITMVLAVSGLIDIKAAMALVLGDNIGTTITAVLASLGSSVNARRTAISHVIFNSFGAMYMLLLIVFFGDQVALIVTRIGGNIARQVANFHTLFNVFNMLLFIPLIPLLEKITLKLIPETSAKTKGVTVYINDSLLEEPSIAIDQIKLELGRMMQNVRQVIACSIKSLESINRIYINDTYQAEDENDQFQLEITDYIARLSRKELEDDDAARLPVLLHLTNDLEKAADFARNIAEIAERKLDKGVEFNEKQKESIATMKELLDSILDNLLLALENNDQVKARYVAKQEIKMNHFEVLYKKEQIREISMGVPVEPAIMTMDIITNIEKIGDHLYNVAQAVMGALSEDKKALYSDLLINTTLKGSCCQ